Sequence from the Flavobacterium sp. TR2 genome:
GCCGTACCATATCCAATTACAACAACTTCATTCAAGTTATTAGCATCTTCAATCATTGTTGCATTTACTTTAGTCTTTCCTTCTGTTGGAACATTAATGCTCTGAAAACCTATAAATGAAAAACTCAATACAGCTTTCGGATTGGTCAGTTTTAATTTATAATGCCCGTCAAAATCGGTAGAAGTTCCGTTCTTAGTTCCTTTTTCTAAGACGTTTACCCCAGGAAGAGAAAGTCCCGCGGCATCCTTCACGGTTCCCTCTATCGTTGTGCCCTGTGCATATACTTGACTGCCGATCAATAAGCACAGTAAGAAAACAAGATTAAAGCAAAAATTTGCTCCTTTGTTTAATAGTTCTTTAAAGTTCATGGTTGATTGTTTAAGTTGATAAAAGTTTTCTTTTGGGTTTAAGTGGTTTTTTGTGGTTACTTTCAATTCATTATATAGTTAATATTTGTGGTTTTATTTTAACAGTAATTGGTTTACCTCTTCATTAAAGCTTTATTTCTGCTCTATTTTTTCTTCAATACTTAATCGATTTCGAACAATCAAAAAAAAGTTGTAATCGATTACACAAACATAGATATTTTTTTTAAACGAAAAATAAAATTTCCCAAAAATTTCATAAATAAAATTACATATCAGAAATTTTAGTGCTTTTTAATGTGACATATACAATTTATTCCACTTTAAAATATTAAAAATATTATTATTAATCGTTCATTTGATTCGATTATTACAAAAAAAACAATCGATTACATGAATATTAATTACGAAATTATCAGGTGTTATTTTTACACTTAAAAAGTTAAAGCTATCCTAAAAAAAATCGGGCGATTTCGTTTATATTTTAAAATTTACAATGATTTTACCTATAAATAAAATTTACAAAGCAACCGAAAAAGTAATTTTGACTATAAGTTTGCATCTGTACAAGCACAAAAAAGCCCTTAAACAAAAGTTAAGGGCTTAAAAATTTGAATGTTTTAAATTTATATGGGCTGCACTTGAAGCTGCTTTCGATGTAACCTCATCAATATGAATGTAATAACCATTCCTATCACAGACATTCCAACTCCAATAAGGTTTGGTGAAGAATAACTGAATCCAGCAGCAAGAGGCAATCCGCCAAGAAAGGCCCCTAAAGCATTTCCAATATTAAAACTTCCTTGCAAAGATGCAGAAGCGATCATCTCTGCGCCTTTTGCCGTACGGATCATCAGCATTTGAATTGGAGCTATGACTGAGAACGAAATAGCACCCGTTAAGAAAGTCAGAAATAAGGACATATATTGGTTGAAGGAGAAAAAGTAAACCAAAACCAGATCGGTAGACATTACAAGCAACAAAGCCAATGTTGTTGGAGCTGGTGAAAAACGGTCTGCGAGTTTTCCGCCTGCAAAGTTGCCGACCACCATTCCTAATCCTGCCAAAATCAAGATAGACGAAACATCTTCTGGCAAAAACTTTGATACATTAATTAAAAGAGGAGCAATATAGCTTATCCAAGCAAACAGACCTCCAAAACCAATTGCGGTTATACCTATTATTAGCCATGCTTCTGTTTTCTTAAAAAACTGAAGCTGTGTTTTCATATTTACACTTTCGCCCTTTTCAAGATTTGGCATCCATAAATAAATAGCCAAAAATGTCAATAAGCCAACAAAAGCAATAAGCACAAAAGTATAGCGCCAAATAAAATGGTGCCCGATATAAGTTCCAATCGGTACGCCTATTAAGTTGGCAATTGTCAAACCGGCAAACATAATCGAGATCGCCTGAGCTTCTTTCCCTTTATCAGCCAAACGGCTTGCGACTACCGCTCCCACTCCAAAGAAAGCACCATGCGGCAGTCCGGAAAGAAATCGGGAAGCAAATAAAACATTATAATCGGGAGCAATAATTGACAAAGCATTAAAAACGGCCAGCATTAGGGCTAAAATTAAGAGCATTTTCTTAGGCGCATAATTTCTTCCTGCTATTACCAGCAAAGGCGCTCCAATAACAACTCCAAGTGCATAAGACGAAATTAGATATCCGGCAACTGGAATTGAAACTTTCATATCTGAAGCTATATCTGGGAGCAATCCCATCATTACAAATTCTGTAATTCCAATAGTTAACCCTCCTAATGAGAGTGCAATAAGACTTTTTTTCATTTTGATGTGATGTAGAAAGGAATAGATTTCTACGTGGCAAAATTAACACCGCTACGCCAGAAATAAGTTGTAAATTTGTGACATAAAATTGTATATTTAAGTTATGCCGAAATTAAACCAGTTCAAAACGCTTGTTCTTGATGAGTTTGAAGAAGAAAAATTTCATCTTCCTCCGCATACGCATACCTATTACGAAATCATTTATATCAAGAAAGGAAGCGGCATCCATCATTTGAATAATAATCTGCTCCCATACAAAGCGGGAGATTTATTTGTTATCTCGCCAGATGATGAGCATTATTTTGATATAAAGAAAAGCACGCGATTTATTTTTATCAAATTCACAGATAATTATTTTAACTCCAAACAGAATTTGACTTGCGATGAGTTTCTGGTAAACACACCCGAAAGTTTCATGCGGGACAAAATCCTTAAAGAAACCGTTTTGAAGTTTGACGAACCCTGCAGAACGATTTTAAAAAATACAGTCGAAAATATCGTAACCTACAACCAATATATTGATGTTACCTCTTCGCCTATTGTCTTCTATCAGATTCTTTCCATTTTTGGCTTAATTAAAGAAACCATTCGCTGCATGAATCTTCAGATGAAATCGGCACATTTTGACAGTGAGCAGATTGCAAACTATATTCATCAAAACATCTATCAGCCCAAATTGGTTCAGGTTAAAGTGATTGCAGAACATTTTAATATTGCCCACACCTATTTTAGCGCTTATTTTAAAAGGACATTCAGCATAAGCTATCGCGAATACATTCATAATTTGAGAATGACTTTAATCGAAAAAAGATTCCACAACAATCAGCTTCCGATTAAACAGATAGCGTACGAATTTGGTTTTACCGACGAAAGCCATTTGACCAATTATTTTAAAAAACGCAGGAACATGAAACCAACCGATTTTAAGAAACTCTAGTTAGCGAAATCTTAAAAAGTTATTTCCTCTAACATTTTTATCTAAATTTGTATTTCTAAAACAATTTCTTTGAGCAAGAAAATCCATATAATAATGCTTTTTATAACACTTGTTTTCTTTTTGAATCCGAGTTATGCTCATGCGTGCAATACTGGACATACCAAAGAAATTGCCGCTAAAGAAGAAAACAGCTGTTCTAACAAATGCTGCGAAAAGAAAACTTCAAAACAAGAGAAGCATAATTGTGATGGAAAATGCCGCCATTCGGGCTGCAACACCTCAACCTTAAACATTCTTTTAACTTCAAATGATTTTGATTTACAAAACGATGTTTTCAATTTCTCTTTAAAAAACACTATTTCATCTTATAGTAATGCCGCTATTTCTTCTGGTTTTACTTCTATTTGGCTAAAGCCTAAAATATAATTATTGTATTTGTGATAGCCCATATTGGGTCTTTTTTGAAATCAAATTTTTTAATTAATTTTAAAGGAAATTAAAATCCTTTACCAAATATAATATACAATGAAAAAATCAATCATAGTTTTAGCAACGGCGCTTACAGTATTATTTAGCGCAAATACTATTCAGGCAAAAAACAATAACTCTGAATTGACAGCGGTCGAAATTGCAGATTCTCAATTGCAATCGGTTTATGATGCTTACTTTACTGTAAAAGATGCCTTGATTAAAAGCGACAGCAAATTGGCTTCGGCAAAAGCCAAAGACCTACTGACTGCAATTACTGCGGTAAAAATGGATAAATTAAAAAGCAACGAACATACTGTTTGGATGAAAGTTATGAAAAAACTAACTGCCGATGCCAAAAGTATTTCTGCTACAACAGATCTTAAAAAACAGCGCGAGTCTTTCAAATCTTTATCCAAAAGCACTTACGACTTGATAAAAGTTTCAAGTCCGACAGAACCAATCTACAAACAATATTGCCCAATGGCAGACGCTGATTGGTTAAGCAAAGAAAAAGCAGTTAAAAACCCTTACTATGGTTCTTCTATGCTTACTTGCGGAAATGTAGTAGAAACAATCAAATAAATATGAAGCTCTACATCAAAAATATGGTGTGCAGCCGATGCAAAATGGTAGTGAAGTCTGAGTTCGAAAAGCTCGGACTTCAACCTACTGCTGTAGAATTGGGAGAAGTGGAACTAAACGAAGAAATCAGCGATAAGCAGAAAGAGATTCTATTAGAAAATCTTCAAGCTCTAGGTTTTGATTTAATTGATGACAAAAAAACAAAAACGGTTGAAAAAATAAAAAACCTGATTGTCGATTTGGTCCATCATAAAAACAACGATCTTAAAATCAACTTGTCCGATTATTTAGCCGAAAATCTGAATCAGGACTATAATTCGCTAAGCAATTTATTTTCTGAAATAGAAAACACTACTATCGAAAAGTATTTCATTAGCCAAAAAATCGAAAAAGTAAAAGAATTATTGATTTATAATGAACTTTCGTTAAGCGAAATTGCCGATATGCTCAACTACAGCAATGTGGCCCATTTAAGCAATCAATTCAAGAAAATCACAGGCTTTACTCCTACGTCTTTCAAACAGTCAAAAGATAATAAACGTATTCAGATTGAGAATTTGTAGTTTTTTTTATTTAACCGCAAAGGCACTAAGGTTTACACAAAGTTCGCAAAGTTTTTTAGCCACAGACTATAAGGATTAAAAGGATTTTAAAATCTGTGTTAATCTTTTTAATCTGTGGCTAACTTTTTATGCGCAAAGCTTTGAGAACTCTCTACTCCTTAAACAAACAAAACTTAGTGCTCTTTGCGCAATTCTTTGCGCCCTTTGCGTTAAAAAACAGCATTTAGTAAATCTTACAAATCATTCCCAAAATTCTACAAACCAAACTCAGAGATACTTCGGAAATTTGCATTGTAATACTTAAAAACCAATACAATGACTCATCAATATATAATTTCAGGAATGTCGTGTGACGGCTGCCGCAAAAAAGTAGAAAAAACTCTGAATGAAGTCGAAGGCGTTCATGCAGCAGTTACGCTGAATCCGCCAACGGCTACCATTACCATGGAAAAACATATTCCGACAGAAAAATTCCAAGAAGTTTTAGCTGCCGCGGGAAATTATACTATTGAAATGGATTCTCCTAAAAAACATGGAGAAGCTGCCGTTAAATCTTGCTGCTCAAGCCACAAAAAAGAGCATCATGATCATAATCATCATAAAACAGAAGCTAAAAAAGTACACCAGCACAGTGCAAATGGCGTTTATTACTGCCCCATGCATTGTGAAGGAGATAAAACATACGATAAACCAGGGGACTGCCCAGTCTGCGGAATGGATTTAGTGCCGCAAGTTGCCATAACTGCAACACAATTTACTTGTCCGATGCATCCGGAAATTGTTTCAAACGAGCCAGGCGATTGCCCGATTTGCGGAATGGATCTAGTCCCAATGCAGGCTTCTGAAAGCGAAGAGAACAAAACCTATTTGGATTTATTGAAGAAAATGAAAATTGCGATTTTGTTTACGCTTCCAATTTTCATCATTTCAATGTCAGAAATGATTCCAAATAATCCGCTGTACAATATCATGTCAATAGAAAAATGGAATTGGGTTCAGCTTTTATTTTCGATTCCCGTTTTGTTTTATGCGGGTTGGATGTTTTTCGTTCGCGCCTACAAATCCATTATCACATGGAACTTGAATATGTTTACATTAATAGGAATTGGAACCAGCGTCGCTTTCCTGTTTAGTATTGTCGGAATGTTTTTTCCGGATATATTTCCATCCGAATTCAAATCGCATCACGGAACCATTCATTTGTATTTTGAAGCTGCAACTGTCATAATCACTTTAGTTTTGTTAGGGCAATTACTCGAAGCCAAAGCACACGGGCAAACGAATGGAGCCATAAAAGAATTATTAAAATTAGCTCCAACAGAAGCGACTTTGGTTGAAAACGGAAATGATAGAGTGATTTCGATCCATAACATTAAAAAAGGCGATTTGCTTCGCGTAAAACCAGGAGAAAAAATTCCGGTTGACGGAAAAATAACAACTGGCGAAAGCAGCATCGACGAATCTATGATTACGGGAGAACCAATTCCGGTAGACAAAAAAACGGGCGACCCCGTAATTTCCGGAACTATAAACGGAACAAAATCGTTTGTCATGATTGCCGAAAAAGTAGGTTCAGAAACCATGCTTTCGCAGATTATCCAGATGGTGAATGATGCCAGCAGATCTCGCGCTCCAATTCAGAAATTAGCCGATCGCGTTTCTAAATATTTTGTGCCAACTGTAGTTATCATTTCAATTGTAACCTTTTTTGTCTGGGCAAAATTTGGTCCAGAACCTGCTTACGTTTACGGATTAATCAATGCGATTGCCGTTTTAATTATCGCCTGCCCTTGTGCTCTCGGACTGGCAACTCCAATGTCGGTTATGGTAGGCGTTGGAAAAGGTGCCCAAAACGGAATCTTGATTAAAAATGCTGAAGCACTCGAAAACATGAACAAAATCGATGTTTTGATTACTGATAAAACAGGAACTATTACTGAAGGAAAACCGTCTGTAGAAAAAATATATGCAGTTAATAATGACGAAGATTTTCTGCTTCAAAACATTGCTTCTCTAAATCAGCATAGCGAACATCCTTTGGCGCTGGCCGTAGTCAATTTCGCGAAAGCAAAAAACAGCTCTTTCAAAGAAGTTCAAGGTTTTGAAACTATTGCGGGAAAAGGCGTTTTAGGAACTATCCAAAATATAAAAGTTGCTTTAGGAAATAAAAAACTAATGGAAGAAATTGGCGCTCCTGTTTCTAATGATTTAGAACAAAAAGTAACTGCCGAACAGAATTTAGGAAAAACTATTTCGTACATCGCAATAGAAAATAGCGTTTTAGGTTTTGTAGCCATTACCGACGCTATCAAAGAAAATAGTGCAAAAGCCATTAAAGAATTAATTGCCCAAGGCGTTGAGGTTATCATGATGACAGGCGACAATCATAATACTGCAAAAGCAGTTGCAGATCATTTGCACTTGAGCTCTTTTAAAGCCGATTGTCTTCCAGAAGATAAGTTAAAAGAAATTGAACGACTGCAAGCACAAGGAAAAATTGTAGCAATGGCTGGAGACGGAATCAACGACGCACCTGCTTTAGCTCAATCCAATATTGGTATCGCAATGGGAACAGGAACTGACGTTGCGATTGAAAGCGCTAAAATCACTTTGGTAAAAGGCGATCTTAACGGAATTGTAAAAGCAAAAAACCTTAGCCATGCGGTAATGTCAAACATCAAACAGAATTTATTCTTTGCCTTTATCTACAATACGTTGGGTGTGCCAATTGCTGCGGGAATCTTATATCCATTTTTAGGAATTTTGCTTTCACCGATGCTGGCAGCAGTGGCCATGAGTTTGAGTTCCGTTTCAGTAATCGTCAATGCTTTGCGATTGAGAAATCTAAAATTGTAAATTGGGAGTAATTATTTCAACACATAGAGACATAACTTTGCATTGCGCATAAAGGCGTTTCACTTGCATCAATACACATAGCTATGTGTGGAAACTAGTTTCTTTATTCTCTTTTTTTAGACAAAAAAATCTATGTCTCTATGTGTTAAAATTCAATTATGTTCAATTGATTTAAAATTATAATCCATGATTAAAATTAAATATATACTGATTCTTTCTTTAATTGCTTTTCAGCTGAAGGCTCAAAAAGTCGTGCGTTACGATTTGCACGTTCGCGATACGATTGTCAATTTTTCGGGCAAAGAAAAACGAGCGATTGCGGTAAACGGACAAATTCCGATGCCGACTCTGACTTTTACCGAAGGCGATATTGCGGAAATTTATGTGCACAACGAATTAAAAAAAGAAACGACTTCGATGCACTGGCACGGACTGTTTCTGCCAAATAAAGAAGACGGAGTTCCGTACCTGACGCAAATGCCTATTGAACCTGGAACGACTCATAAATATACTTTTCCAATTATTCAGAACGGTACATATTGGTATCATAGCCATTCGGGGTTACAAGAACAAATTGGTCTGTACGGACTTTTTATCATCAATAAGAAAAAAGACGATCCGACAATTCGAAAAGGAATTGATGATTTACCGACAATTCCCGTTATTTTGAGCGAATGGTCAGATTTGAAACCAGAGAATATTCAGCGAATGCTGCACAACGCCAACGATTGGTTTGCGATTAAAAAAGGAACGACTCAAAGTTATGCCGAAGCCATTAAGCAAGGACATTTTTCGACTAAAGTGACCAACGAATGGAAACGAATGAACGCAATGGATGTCAGCGATGTCTATTATGAAAAATTTTTAATCAACGGGAAAAACGAACAGCAGTTTTCAGATCTTAAACCAGGCTCAAAAGTAAGACTGCGAATTGCAAATGGAGGTGCTTCCAGTTATTTCTGGCTGACTTATGGCGGAGGAAAAATCACAGTCGTAGCCAGCGACGGAAATGACGTGGAACCTGTAGAAGTCGATCGTTTGATTATTGCCGTTTCTGAAACTTATGATGTTGTGGTTACAATTCCCGAGAACCATAAATCTTTTGCCTTTTTGGCTACGGCTGAAGACAGAACGGGATCTGCATCTTTGTTTTTAGGAAATGGAGAAAAACAGCCTGTTCATTATCTTTCGAAATTAAAATACTTTGAAGGCATGAAAATGATGAACGACATGAT
This genomic interval carries:
- a CDS encoding heavy metal translocating P-type ATPase; its protein translation is MTHQYIISGMSCDGCRKKVEKTLNEVEGVHAAVTLNPPTATITMEKHIPTEKFQEVLAAAGNYTIEMDSPKKHGEAAVKSCCSSHKKEHHDHNHHKTEAKKVHQHSANGVYYCPMHCEGDKTYDKPGDCPVCGMDLVPQVAITATQFTCPMHPEIVSNEPGDCPICGMDLVPMQASESEENKTYLDLLKKMKIAILFTLPIFIISMSEMIPNNPLYNIMSIEKWNWVQLLFSIPVLFYAGWMFFVRAYKSIITWNLNMFTLIGIGTSVAFLFSIVGMFFPDIFPSEFKSHHGTIHLYFEAATVIITLVLLGQLLEAKAHGQTNGAIKELLKLAPTEATLVENGNDRVISIHNIKKGDLLRVKPGEKIPVDGKITTGESSIDESMITGEPIPVDKKTGDPVISGTINGTKSFVMIAEKVGSETMLSQIIQMVNDASRSRAPIQKLADRVSKYFVPTVVIISIVTFFVWAKFGPEPAYVYGLINAIAVLIIACPCALGLATPMSVMVGVGKGAQNGILIKNAEALENMNKIDVLITDKTGTITEGKPSVEKIYAVNNDEDFLLQNIASLNQHSEHPLALAVVNFAKAKNSSFKEVQGFETIAGKGVLGTIQNIKVALGNKKLMEEIGAPVSNDLEQKVTAEQNLGKTISYIAIENSVLGFVAITDAIKENSAKAIKELIAQGVEVIMMTGDNHNTAKAVADHLHLSSFKADCLPEDKLKEIERLQAQGKIVAMAGDGINDAPALAQSNIGIAMGTGTDVAIESAKITLVKGDLNGIVKAKNLSHAVMSNIKQNLFFAFIYNTLGVPIAAGILYPFLGILLSPMLAAVAMSLSSVSVIVNALRLRNLKL
- a CDS encoding DUF3347 domain-containing protein, with the protein product MKKSIIVLATALTVLFSANTIQAKNNNSELTAVEIADSQLQSVYDAYFTVKDALIKSDSKLASAKAKDLLTAITAVKMDKLKSNEHTVWMKVMKKLTADAKSISATTDLKKQRESFKSLSKSTYDLIKVSSPTEPIYKQYCPMADADWLSKEKAVKNPYYGSSMLTCGNVVETIK
- a CDS encoding helix-turn-helix domain-containing protein is translated as MKLYIKNMVCSRCKMVVKSEFEKLGLQPTAVELGEVELNEEISDKQKEILLENLQALGFDLIDDKKTKTVEKIKNLIVDLVHHKNNDLKINLSDYLAENLNQDYNSLSNLFSEIENTTIEKYFISQKIEKVKELLIYNELSLSEIADMLNYSNVAHLSNQFKKITGFTPTSFKQSKDNKRIQIENL
- a CDS encoding AraC family transcriptional regulator, giving the protein MPKLNQFKTLVLDEFEEEKFHLPPHTHTYYEIIYIKKGSGIHHLNNNLLPYKAGDLFVISPDDEHYFDIKKSTRFIFIKFTDNYFNSKQNLTCDEFLVNTPESFMRDKILKETVLKFDEPCRTILKNTVENIVTYNQYIDVTSSPIVFYQILSIFGLIKETIRCMNLQMKSAHFDSEQIANYIHQNIYQPKLVQVKVIAEHFNIAHTYFSAYFKRTFSISYREYIHNLRMTLIEKRFHNNQLPIKQIAYEFGFTDESHLTNYFKKRRNMKPTDFKKL
- a CDS encoding MFS transporter is translated as MKKSLIALSLGGLTIGITEFVMMGLLPDIASDMKVSIPVAGYLISSYALGVVIGAPLLVIAGRNYAPKKMLLILALMLAVFNALSIIAPDYNVLFASRFLSGLPHGAFFGVGAVVASRLADKGKEAQAISIMFAGLTIANLIGVPIGTYIGHHFIWRYTFVLIAFVGLLTFLAIYLWMPNLEKGESVNMKTQLQFFKKTEAWLIIGITAIGFGGLFAWISYIAPLLINVSKFLPEDVSSILILAGLGMVVGNFAGGKLADRFSPAPTTLALLLVMSTDLVLVYFFSFNQYMSLFLTFLTGAISFSVIAPIQMLMIRTAKGAEMIASASLQGSFNIGNALGAFLGGLPLAAGFSYSSPNLIGVGMSVIGMVITFILMRLHRKQLQVQPI